The nucleotide window TCGGAGTTCTTTGGCGCCGCTTACCCGGCCGACGCGCCGGCCGCCGTCGTCTTCGAGGCCGGGTACTCGGGGCTCGAGAAGGTGGTGCGGACCGATGTCCGGGGGTTCCGGGGCGCCGTCGAGGAGGAAAAGGAAAAGGACCTTTTCCTCCTCTTCCTGGGCCCCTGCCTGGAAGCCGGCGCGAAACCGCACCGGCACTAGGCCCGGGTTCGCCGGCGGTCACGCTTTCGGATCGGGCGCCGGGTCCTTTTTGACGGCGGCGCGCCCGGCGAACTCGCGGCGGTGCTGGTCGCTCACCAGCTCCACGAAGAGCTCCTGCATGACCGCTTCCTTGCGGGCCGGGTCTTCGAGGTCCCGGTCGAGGCGCTTGAGCGCGACGCCCACGATGTCGCGGTGATGCAGGTCCGCCCCGAATTTCTCCCGCGTGAGCCGGAGCCACATCTCGTGCAGCAGCCCGATGTCCACCGGCCACAGGCGCGGGGGGTGGGGGCCTATGTCGAAGAAGCGGGATTTCAGCGCGCGGTCGATCAGTTCGAGCGTCAGGCCGCGGTTGTGCGGCCCCGCCGTCTCCCAAGCCTCCCCCAGGCGGCGCGCCTGCTCCTCGATCGTCATCCGGTTGGAGACCCCGGCGACCACCTTCGAGGCCTTCAGCTGGAGCGCGGAACGGATGATGATGTCGGTGACATCGTTGCCGGGGACCACCAACAGCTGGATCCGCTTCCCTTCCCTTTCCGCCATGGCAACGGCGCGCGAAAACAGCTTCCGCTCGAACTCCATAAAAATCTGGTCGCGGGTGAGGGCCCCCTGGTCGTGGCGCACCCCGCGCATCCTCCTCCCGGTCAGGACCACGATATCCTGCTGCCGGGTGTTGGCCTTCCGGAGGATCTTTTCCAGGGGGTAGAGGGTCTCGTAGTTGCGCACGGCGACGACGATGCAGCCGGGGCGGACGTCGATGGCCTCCCGCGAGATAGCGGTCCGGTCTTCGAGCAGGAATTTTTCCAGGTCCTTAGACTCGCTCAGTTTTCTCGCGGTCGCGATCCGCTCCGAGACCACCAGAACCGCGAACATCGCGGCGGTGAAGAGGAGGCCCGCCACCGTCGCCACCTTCTTGGTCAGCAGGTTGGCCAGGGCGGTCGCGAAGAGGATGGCGGTGACGGCCGCCAGGCCGACGGGGATCTCCCGGCCGCGGAAGCGGAGATTGAGCGGGACCTTCCACTCCCGGGCCTCCGGACGCTTGAAGCGCAGGATGAGGGTCGCCAGGGCGTTCATGGCGAAGCTCCAGATGACTCCGAAAGCGTAGGCCTCTCCCAGGATGAAGACGTCGCCCCGGCTCGCGATCACGATCAGGATCTGCAGCCCCACGATCAGGTTCAGGAAACGGTAGGTGGTGCCGTACTCGCGGT belongs to Acidobacteriota bacterium and includes:
- a CDS encoding APC family permease — translated: MKQADTRTQSRVIVATTAMLSFISFWRAAAIVLNDLGSSAFYVGGIAEHAIGKSAPWFILGVMLFSIAVRSVYIESSILFVRGGAYRVVKEAMGPTAAKATVSALIFDFLLTAPISGVSAGHYLVGLINELAAFAEIPLALPRDAGAALFAILVILYFWRLNLVGIEESSSKALSIMKVASVMVVALILWGGWTLLVRGGQPAPLPDLGKMDFHPGALGWLGGTALPAIPLVALFIGFGHSILALSGEETLAQVYREIAHPKFANLKRAALAIFVFSLVLTSLVSFLGIGLIPDAERAHYHDNLIGGIAMNLAGPFALRLCFHVFVVIVGVMMLAGACNTAIIGSNGVLNRLSEDGVLVDWFRKVHREYGTTYRFLNLIVGLQILIVIASRGDVFILGEAYAFGVIWSFAMNALATLILRFKRPEAREWKVPLNLRFRGREIPVGLAAVTAILFATALANLLTKKVATVAGLLFTAAMFAVLVVSERIATARKLSESKDLEKFLLEDRTAISREAIDVRPGCIVVAVRNYETLYPLEKILRKANTRQQDIVVLTGRRMRGVRHDQGALTRDQIFMEFERKLFSRAVAMAEREGKRIQLLVVPGNDVTDIIIRSALQLKASKVVAGVSNRMTIEEQARRLGEAWETAGPHNRGLTLELIDRALKSRFFDIGPHPPRLWPVDIGLLHEMWLRLTREKFGADLHHRDIVGVALKRLDRDLEDPARKEAVMQELFVELVSDQHRREFAGRAAVKKDPAPDPKA